The following nucleotide sequence is from Deltaproteobacteria bacterium.
GACCCGGGTTGTGTTACTTTTGTCCGGAGCAACGTCGGAGAGACCTCGGAGAGACCTTGGCGCGCAAATACGTCCTGAAGAACATCGACACGGAGCCGCGAGACCCGTCATCCGCCATCGCCTACGAGGAGGAGCTCAACGAGGCGCAGTGCCAGGCGGCGATGTTCCTCGAGGGACCGCTCCTGGTCATCGCGGGCGCCGGCACCGGCAAGACCCGGACGCTGGTGTACCGGGTGGCGCGTCTCATCGAGCGCGGCATCGATCCCCGGTCCATCCTGCTGCTCACCTTCACCCGGCGCGCGGCCGAGGAGATGCTGCGGCGCGCCAGCCTGCTCACCGACTCCCGCTGCGAGCGCGTCGCCGGCGGCACCTTCCACTCCTTCGGCAACATGGTGCTGCGCCAGTACGGCCAGCTCCTGGGCCTGGCGCCGGGCTTCACCATCATGGACCGCGGCGACAGCGAGGACGTGATCCAGCTCCTGCGCGCCCAGATGGGCCTCGACAAGCGCGACAAGCGCTTTCCGCGGAAGCAGACCATCGGCGAGATCCACAGCCTGGCGCGCAACACCCAGGTGCCGCTTACGGACCTGGTGCAGCGCGAGTACTCGCACCTGGCGGACTACCTGGAAGAGCTGGTCACCATCACCGAACGCTACCAGGCCTACAAGCGCGACAAGTCGCTGCTGGACTACGACGACCTGCTCACCTGCCTGAAGGATCTGCTGGACTCCCACGAGGACCTGCGCGGGCGTCTGTCCGACCGCTTCCGCTTCATCATGGTGGACGAGTACCAGGACACCAACCGGCTCCAGTCCGACATCATCCGCCGCTTGGCGTTCACCCACGACAACGTCATGGCGGTGGGCGACGACGCCCAGAGCATCTACTCGTTCCGCGGCGCCAACTTCCGCAACATCATGGACTTCCCCAACCAGTTTCCAGGGGCCGCCCTGATCCCGCTGGAGGAAAACTACCGCAGCACCCAGCCGATTCTGCGGCTCACCAACGAGATCATCATGCGCGCGGCGGAACGCTACGAGAAGACGCTCTTCAGCCGCAAGAGCGAGGGCGAGGTGCCGCTGCTGGTGCAGGCGGAGAGCGAGCACACCCAGTCGCGCTTCGTATGCCAGCGCATCCTGGAACTGCGGGAGGAAGGGGTGCCGCTGTGGGACATGGCGGTGCTGTTCCGCTCGAGCTTCCACTCCTTCGACCTGGAGATCGAGCTGGCGCGGCACGACATCCCGTTCGTCAAGCGTGGCGGCTTCCAGTTCATGGAGACCGCCCACATCAAGGACGTGCTGGCGCACCTCAGGATCCTCAGCAACCCCAGCGACGCGGTGTCCTGGGGCCGGGTGCTGATGCTGCTGGAGGGGGTCGGGCCGCAGATGAGCCGCAAGCTCATCGACCGGATCCTGGCCCGGGAAGACCCGCGCCGCGGCCTGCTTGAGGTGGAGTCCCGCGGCCGCGCCGCCCAGGGACTCAAGACCCTCGCCCGGGTCCTGGACGAGTGCGTCGAGCGCACCCGGCCGGCGGACATGGCCCAGTACCTGATGCAGTACTATCTTCCCATCCTCAAGCGGAAGCACGCCGACGACTACCCCAAGCGGCTGCGCGACCTGGAGCATTTCCAGAGCCTCACCGAGCGCTACCAGAGCATCGAGAGGCTGTTGAGCGACATGGCGCTGGAGCCTCCCTCCGCGAGCGTGGACGAGGCCCTTCCGGTGGACCCGGACGAAGGACCGCTCGTGCTTTCCACCGTGCACTCCGCCAAGGGGCTGGA
It contains:
- a CDS encoding ATP-dependent helicase is translated as MARKYVLKNIDTEPRDPSSAIAYEEELNEAQCQAAMFLEGPLLVIAGAGTGKTRTLVYRVARLIERGIDPRSILLLTFTRRAAEEMLRRASLLTDSRCERVAGGTFHSFGNMVLRQYGQLLGLAPGFTIMDRGDSEDVIQLLRAQMGLDKRDKRFPRKQTIGEIHSLARNTQVPLTDLVQREYSHLADYLEELVTITERYQAYKRDKSLLDYDDLLTCLKDLLDSHEDLRGRLSDRFRFIMVDEYQDTNRLQSDIIRRLAFTHDNVMAVGDDAQSIYSFRGANFRNIMDFPNQFPGAALIPLEENYRSTQPILRLTNEIIMRAAERYEKTLFSRKSEGEVPLLVQAESEHTQSRFVCQRILELREEGVPLWDMAVLFRSSFHSFDLEIELARHDIPFVKRGGFQFMETAHIKDVLAHLRILSNPSDAVSWGRVLMLLEGVGPQMSRKLIDRILAREDPRRGLLEVESRGRAAQGLKTLARVLDECVERTRPADMAQYLMQYYLPILKRKHADDYPKRLRDLEHFQSLTERYQSIERLLSDMALEPPSASVDEALPVDPDEGPLVLSTVHSAKGLEWHSVFVIWALEGRFPSYYNTNSLEELEEERRLLYVAATRAKENLFFSYPARVYDRNLGMVFSRPSQFIDGIPEDLLEPMSLVHEDSWYSQL